The sequence gaatgtgcatttttaaagaaaatccaaaaataagATTGTGATGTGAAAtctcccaattttaaaatgatactaattaatttttaaaattccaacatCTGTGAGTGAAATATCACCCTTGGTCGTCAGGTTGTGGGCACCTGTGTGTGAGTCCTGGCGTAAGCTGAGCAGGGTCTGGACCTGGTGGGCACGAGAGGCCCGGGGAGGGTCCTTCGGGAGACAGAGATAGCTTCAGGTGACAGCCTGCCCCCCTCCTATGACACCTCCAGCCATCAGGTGGGGGATGTGGGGAAGGCACCCCTGCAGGAGCCTTACCATGTAGGTCACAGTGGCCACCTCGTAGATGACAGCCTGGGCAGAGAGATCCACCACACTGAGCAGCCCTAGAGAAGAGGCCCGCCGTGAGTCCGGCCCGCAGCCCCAGACACCCAGACCCTGCGCCGACAGGACGCTGCTTtgctttggggactcaggggctttttttttttttcttccttgagacagggtctcactctgtcgcttgagctggagtgcagtggcgcaattatagctcactgcagcctccacctcctggcttaggtgatcctcccacctcaggcccccaagtagctgggactacaggtggtgccaccacacccagctaatttttgtatttttttgtagaaacagagtttcgccatgttggccaggctggtctcgaactcctggcctcaagtgatccacccacctcggcctttcaaagtgcagggattacaggcatgagccactgagcccggctgaTTTTGAAGGGCAGATTggtaacaatgacaacaaaaagacATTCCTGCCTGGCCTTCAGCCTGTTAGGAAAATTCTGCCCAGTGCCCCGGAGGCCCCTGCAGGCTTCCCTGTGTGGTCTGTCTTTCCAGATGAACTCAGGGTGGCAGTGTGAGGGAGGGGACAGAGAACAGGACCAGGGTCCGGCAACTCGAGTTCGGTTCTTGGCCCTCCCACTGATTTTCTATTTGTGGAGTTCCTGTGTTCTTGGGGCCccgttttctcatctgcaaatgcGGGGCAGGGCAGGGGTTCTCACATTCAGGCTGCCTGGAGTCCTCACTTCACCGAGTGCTCTAATGAGCACACACAAGGCAGCAGGTGGGAGCCTCACACTGGCAAGCCTGGACCTCTGCTCACACCCGCAAACCAACTGAATCTCTCACTCCTccgtgcctcagccacctcccaCGGGCACCTGCTCTGCCTGGCCCATGCTGGGATTCAGGCACAAAAGGCCCAAGTCTGCCTCCTGGATGCTCACAGCCTACTGGGGAGGCAGACCAGCAACAGACGGATCAGCCCCGCTGGGCAGTGGTGTTCTCTGGGTCCAAGCCTGAGGGCCTGGCCAGTGAAGCTGGAAGGGGGCTGGTGAGCTGCCATCCTGGGgagggggcttctgggatgggtgaGCCGCCATCCTGGGGAGGGGGCTTCTGGGCTGGGTGAGCCGCCCACACGCCATTGCGCCCCCCATCCTCTTCCACGTACCCATGAGGAAGCTCCCGATCTCATAGGCCCACCACTCAACACAGATCATGAGCATGCTGGGGACAGCCAGGGAGAAGAAGGGGCCCCAGTCCTGCAGGCACTGGCTGGACCAACCTGGAAACAGAGGCCCCATGAGCTGACAGCCTGCCCTGCTTGCCCACCTCATTCCTGCTCCCCACTGCCAGGAGGCCCCTAAACCCCTTTGGCTCTTCCTGCTCTGGGGCTTAGCAGGCTCAGGCACTGGGCATTTTGCAGAGGGAATGCAGCTGGTCTAGAGCTGGTGTTGGGGCCTACGGAGGAGGAGGATGCAGGAACAGGGCACCAGGCTCACCTGGCCAGTCCACGGTGTGGCCCCAGGGCTCAGGGCATGGGTGTTGGTCCCCACTCCACCACCCACCACTCTGCAGGCTCCATTTCCATCTGAAAACCCCAGGCCTTATAGCTGCCCTGCCTCCCTGGGGAGTTTTCAGAGGCGGCATGAGATCAAGGATGCTGAAGGGAAACACACCACAGGTGCACTGGGCAAGCTTGGAAGGGGCTCAGCCAGGGCCCTGCCCCACATGAGGCCCCAGGGGCCTGCAGAGCTGTTCCTGAAATGCCTGGCAGGAGAAGGTCCTTGTATGGGATTGGCTCTCAAGAGGCAGAAAAGGACAGGCAGGCCCCTACACGCCTGCTGTttcagcaaattacttaacctccgTCTGTCATAATCTCCtctttgtaaaatggggctaatgagGTGGGGTGAGGTTTAAATGAATTCAGGAATGTCAGGCACCCCACGCACTGCTGACGCCTGGTATTCCACGGGTGTCACTGCTCTCACCGCCATCCTGAGAGCAGAGGCTGGGCAAGAAAGCTCCCTGGGCCAGGCTTCTGTGATGGACCCAGCAGGGCTCTGCATCGTGACACCTTGGGTGGAGGGACTCTGGGCCCTTGGGGCTGGGGAAGCAAAGGGGAAGGAGGGGGCCGTGCAGGGTCCTGCACCTCCTCCAACAGGCTctactgcaccctctgcctgctGACCACCCTGCCCCAAGGCTAGGGCAGCACCACCGCTggcctgctcagcctcccagagcaggCCAGGCCTCCCACCTGCCCACGTCTCCAGGTGCAGCTTCTTCAGCACAATGTAGAGAAGGAGGAAGACGGTCTGTGCAAACTGGGAGATGATGTTGGCATAGGCGGAGCCCCTGGGTAAGGAGGGAGAACAGGGCTGCGACTGATGCCAACTCTCTGCCACCGCCCTGCCTGAGAGAGAGGTGGCTCTGGCGGCCAGCCCGTGTGGGGCAGGCATGGCTCTGCTCTTCCCCCATCCTGGGATCAGACTCAACCAGGGCCCACAGGCACCTCTGGCCATGGTGGCTCTACCAAGGCAGCCGTGACTACAGTGTCCTGGGGGCCACCTTGCCAGTGCCCACTTCACCTCTCCTGGTGGGCTTGGGCAGGAGCGGGGAGTGGCTGTCCTCTCACCCAATCAAGCGTCAAACTGAGGTCCCCAAGGGACCATCAGGCCCCTCCAACTCCCCATAACCCTCCACTTCAGGACGGCACAGGCAGGGCCAGGATGGTGACTGATCTGTCTCCACCAGGGGTGGAGAGCTCAGTGGGCAGTGTCCCCTGACCAGGCCCCACCAGCCCCCGGGCTCACCTGACCCCCAGGTTCAGCACAGAAACCAGGGCATAGTTGGCCACACCGTTGACACAGTTGCCCACCACACCACTGAGGACTTGGGGCCAGGTGATcttctgaaataaatgaaaactggcCCTGCTAAGGTGTGAGTgagatggatggaggatggacAAACCCGGGGTTTGGAATGGGgactcctcctcctgccccttcaGCCATCCCTGTTGAGGAGTTGGAAGAGGCTGGGACGCACAGCCTCTCACCTGCCTCTGTGCGGGAGGTCAGGATATGGCAGGTGGGTTGGAAGTGACCCCTTTCAAGAGCTGGTTCACAGATggtggagagaaggggaaagcCCCAGGCCCCCCTCCCACTGGAATAGGGCAGTGTGCTGGGAGAAGGGCCTCCCCACACACCAAAGACCTGTACctgattttgcaaatattttgccaGCAGATTGTAAAGAAAAATCACCTGTATGAAAAGCAAACCCAAACAAATCAACAATAATGACCAAAACTCACCAAATGAGCATTAACAGACATTCCTTTCCAGGACATAGTACCCCAGATTGGGGAAATTACTTCATCAAAGTATGTCTGGGACCTCTCAGGTGCGGCCAAAGCCTACCCAGCCACCTGGACTCATGCTCGGGCCCAGCCTATGGAAGAGGCCCCCTCAGGGCTCCCTTCTGCCACAGGGGAGATGAGCAGGCATGCTTTGGCTCAGAGAGAGTACTCTTTGCACACATGCTCATAGTGCACAGTGCCTGGTAGGCCTTCCGGCTGCTAAGCCAGGCTTCCATCAGCTTAGGAAGGTGAGAAGTGACCCAAGGACCTGTTCACAGAAGGGCCCACTTTGGTTCTGGCCttagagacaggatttgaagGTGTGACTTCGGACGAGGGAATGGCAGGTACTGAGACATGCTGGCCGTGGGCAGCCTATGCTAAGCAGGTTCAAGACCCTACGGGGGTGGCGGGCCCTTCCCTGGCTGGGGAGGACCATAGGGGAGTGTACGTGgcagtgtgtgtgttggggggcacTGTACCtaccctttctctcctctcttaaGGGGAATAGAATAGGCATCAACTGAAACCTAGCCCAGGGCCCTTGTCCCATTCCTTCCTGTAGCTCTTCACTTATTTTCAGCATAGTGTACTGATTAAGAGTACAGAGCTGGAATAGACCGGGTTTaattcctggctctgcctcttctgagatgtgtgatcttgggcaagttacttaatctccctGAGtttgtctcctcatctgtaatggggataataatagtgtgtgtgtgtgtacttaatatacacttaatattttacatacataaatattGCAAAGTTAATATTGCAAAGTGCTTACCAAATGATATATGGGACATTTAAGCATTCCAAGTGTTAGCCACTAACATAACTATGTTAGTGTTATTAGTCACTATTATTGGCAATTAACTTTTGCAGCTGCATTTTATGGAAGGACTTTGGCTTGACAAAGAAGACACCACAGTGACATCTTTACAGGGCATTTCCCCCCGACCCAGCCCCAAAAATCCTGGTTGACAAGATGCCATCACCTCGGTCTGAAAAGCCAAAGTATGGATTATGTGGAAGACTCAGAGGAGAAGAGCAGCCCTATAAGGGGGTTTCCgtaaaccagaaaaaaatctgtaaccaGCTAGGCCCCAAAAAGGTCATGGCACTGGCCTGGCAGAGAGGTGGGTGTGGCTGGGTCTGCTGGGACTGCACACTGTTGGGACACCCCACCTTCACCCTGACCTCttccctgcccagctcccttGCCCCAAACATTCCCCCTGGTGCCATGGAGGCTACACTGTCAGAAAGTGAGCTGAGCCTGGTAGGGCTGTCTAGCACACAGAACTGCCAGTCGTAACAGGCATCACTAAGCTGCAAGTCAAACAGTGAAGCACTGGGCTGCAGAAGAGACATACAGATCCCCGGGTCACTGGACATACAATCACTGACCTAGATAGATGTACTGTTgattaattaacaaattaatgcagaaaggagagaatatgtaataaatggtgttcaaaaaaattttagttggattaatatcttaaatgtaaaaatagaaaccCTGGAAGGGTCCAAAAAAGTATAAGCAAATGTGTATATAATCTTGCAGTGggttaagtcttttttttttagacagagtttcgctcgtgttgcccaggctgaagtgcagtgacacaatctcggctcactgcaacctccacctcccgggttcaagcaattctcctgactcagcctcccgagtagctgagattgcaggcacccgccatcatgcccagctaatttttgtatttttagtagagacggggtttcaccatgttggccgggctggtctcgaactcctgacctcaggtgatctgcccgcctcagcctcccaaagtgctaggattacaggtgtgagccaccgtgcccggctgggtTAAGTCTTTTAAGCTCGTTAAAGACATAAGGAATAGGACTTACATACACattcacaaatctttttttttttttttgagatggagtttcactcttgtgaggctggagtgcaatggtgggatctcagctcactgcaacctcagcgtcctgggttcaagcaatcctcctgcctcagcctccgagtaactgggatttcaggcatgcgccaccacacccggctaattttgtatttttagtagagaaagggtttctccatattagtcaggctggtctcaaactcccaacctcaggtgatctgcctgcctcagcctcccaaagtgctgggattacaggcgtgagccactgcgcccagctcaaaATTCTTTAAGTCAGAAACATAAGCAGAATAAAAGGCAAACgacaaattggaaaatattt comes from Homo sapiens chromosome 17, GRCh38.p14 Primary Assembly and encodes:
- the SLC47A2 gene encoding multidrug and toxin extrusion protein 2 isoform X7, producing the protein MDSLQDTVALDHGGCCPALSRLVPRGFGTEMWTLFALSGPLFLFQVLTFMIYIVSTVFCGHLGKVELASVTLAVAFVNVCGVSVGVGLSSACDTLMSQSFGSPNKKHVGVILQRGALVLLLCCLPCWALFLNTQHILLLFRQDPDVSRLTQDYVMIFIPGLPVIFLYNLLAKYLQNQGWLKGQEEESPFQTPGLSILHPSHSHLSRASFHLFQKITWPQVLSGVVGNCVNGVANYALVSVLNLGVRGSAYANIISQFAQTVFLLLYIVLKKLHLETWAGWSSQCLQDWGPFFSLAVPSMLMICVEWWAYEIGSFLMGLLSVVDLSAQAVIYEVATVTYMDPPRASRAHQVQTLLSLRQDSHTGAHNLTTKGDISLTDVGILKIN
- the SLC47A2 gene encoding multidrug and toxin extrusion protein 2 isoform X8, translating into MDSLQDTVALDHGGCCPALSRLVPRGFGTEMWTLFALSGPLFLFQVLTFMIYIVSTVFCGHLGKVELASVTLAVAFVNVCGVSVGVGLSSACDTLMSQSFGSPNKKHVGVILQRGALVLLLCCLPCWALFLNTQHILLLFRQDPDVSRLTQDYVMIFIPGLPVIFLYNLLAKYLQNQGWLKGQEEESPFQTPGLSILHPSHSHLSRASFHLFQKITWPQVLSGVVGNCVNGVANYALVSVLNLGVRGSAYANIISQFAQTVFLLLYIVLKKLHLETWAGWSSQCLQDWGPFFSLAVPSMLMICVEWWAYEIGSFLMGLLSVVDLSAQAVIYEVATVTYMGAFLGLRPQSPL